One genomic window of bacterium includes the following:
- the guaA gene encoding glutamine-hydrolyzing GMP synthase, which translates to MIAILDFGSQYTQLIARRVREQHIYCKILPYNISAQELKQFKGIILSGGPASVYDKDAPLGKPKILELGLPVLGICYGMQWLVQCLGGEVKSAKSREYGKAKLEMISSSSLFAELPAFSQVWMSHGDKVEHLPDGFKVIGKTTNSPACAIANEGKNIYGLQFHPEVAHTTYGMQIIKNFLFKICQLAPTWTMESFIDSKIKEIREKVGSKKIICALSGGVDSSTVAVLLHKAIGNQLTCIFVNNGLLRKYEAQRVIKTFRDYYHVNLDYCDASERFLTKLKDVTNPELKRKIIGNEFIKVFEEEAKKIGDVYFLAQGTLYPDVIESVSTKGPSATIKTHHNVGGLPEKMHLKLIEPFRELFKDEVRILAKELGLPDEIVWQHPFPGPGLAVRIIGEITMERLNILREADWIIEQEIKKANLYHKLWQCFAVFLPVKTVGVMGDERTYEDVIAVRAVTSQDAMTADWAQLPHSLLNKIATKIVNEVKGINRVVYDITSKPPGTIEWE; encoded by the coding sequence ATGATAGCAATTTTAGATTTTGGCTCACAATATACACAACTTATCGCCCGCCGGGTGCGAGAACAACATATTTATTGTAAAATATTGCCTTATAACATTTCAGCACAGGAACTGAAGCAATTTAAAGGGATAATACTTTCTGGGGGCCCGGCAAGCGTTTATGATAAAGATGCACCTCTTGGAAAGCCAAAAATTTTGGAGTTAGGGCTACCTGTCTTAGGCATTTGTTATGGTATGCAATGGTTAGTGCAATGTCTGGGAGGTGAAGTTAAAAGTGCCAAAAGCCGTGAGTATGGTAAGGCAAAATTAGAGATGATAAGTTCTTCCTCTCTTTTTGCAGAACTTCCTGCATTTTCACAGGTCTGGATGAGCCATGGTGATAAAGTAGAACATCTACCTGATGGATTCAAGGTGATTGGGAAAACCACTAATTCACCTGCCTGTGCCATAGCAAACGAGGGCAAAAATATCTATGGACTTCAATTTCACCCGGAAGTAGCTCATACGACCTATGGAATGCAAATAATCAAAAATTTCCTGTTTAAAATTTGCCAGCTTGCACCTACCTGGACAATGGAATCATTTATTGATAGTAAAATAAAGGAAATAAGAGAAAAGGTAGGAAGTAAAAAGATTATCTGTGCCTTAAGTGGTGGTGTAGATTCATCAACCGTGGCTGTTCTGCTTCATAAGGCAATTGGGAATCAATTGACCTGCATATTTGTCAATAATGGTTTACTAAGAAAATATGAAGCCCAACGAGTGATAAAGACTTTTAGAGATTATTACCATGTCAACTTAGATTATTGCGATGCCAGCGAAAGATTTCTAACAAAACTTAAAGATGTCACCAACCCGGAATTAAAACGCAAGATTATTGGAAACGAATTTATCAAGGTATTTGAGGAAGAGGCAAAAAAAATAGGTGATGTATATTTTTTAGCCCAGGGAACTCTTTATCCAGATGTAATTGAAAGTGTTTCAACTAAAGGTCCTTCGGCAACGATTAAAACACATCATAATGTTGGTGGACTACCTGAAAAGATGCATCTGAAGTTAATTGAGCCGTTTAGAGAATTATTTAAGGATGAGGTTCGAATTCTGGCTAAAGAATTAGGCTTACCAGATGAAATTGTCTGGCAACATCCATTTCCAGGACCTGGATTAGCCGTGCGAATCATTGGCGAAATAACTATGGAAAGATTAAATATCCTTCGTGAGGCAGATTGGATAATTGAGCAGGAGATAAAAAAGGCTAATTTATATCACAAACTCTGGCAATGTTTTGCTGTATTTTTACCGGTTAAGACAGTAGGCGTGATGGGAGATGAACGAACTTATGAGGATGTGATTGCAGTTCGTGCGGTCACCTCGCAAGATGCTATGACCGCAGATTGGGCACAACTACCTCATTCCCTGCTAAATAAAATTGCGACTAAAATTGTTAATGAGGTGAAGGGCATAAACCGCGTCGTCTATGACATTACCTCTAAACCACCAGGAACGATTGAGTGGGAATAA